The Hylaeus volcanicus isolate JK05 unplaced genomic scaffold, UHH_iyHylVolc1.0_haploid 12197, whole genome shotgun sequence genome has a window encoding:
- the LOC128883116 gene encoding dynein light chain Tctex-type 1-like: protein MPVKESLTISKPQPFSTFNDRVKQYVTTSVENVLGAANYDAAEVPTWVDTITAIVMLQRTNTGFHLFSTCFWDQSSDGTVTVQWENKSMHCVVTVYGIAV, encoded by the exons ATGCCTGTCAAAGAGTCATTAACCATATCGAAACCGCAAcctttttcaacttttaacGATCGTGTGAAACAATACGTCACAACAAGTGTTGAGAACGTTTTAGGAGCTGCTAATTACGATGCAGCCGAAGTTCCCACATGGGTCGATACCATCACAGCAA TTGTCATGTTACAGCGTACTAATACAGGATTTCATCTTTTTAGTACTTGTTTCTGGGATCAGTCGTCTGACGGAACTGTAACGGTTCAATGGGAAAATAAGTCAATGCATTGCGTTGTTACCGTCTATGGTATCGCTGTATAA
- the LOC128883025 gene encoding transcription initiation factor TFIID subunit 1-like — protein sequence MRFHRPDFRTSLPEIIRHIYNHLNESEKGFRPNFQTSATSRLVLNLGRNCRAESDKNPLTSKTNITIGESYAVKGLAVSNVLRKARYQHSNISVEGSNSINALGSVSQATNSRRFSAAHPADLIEKPEDLTITDTLSIALLEYSEQSPPLLHNLGMALQITKFYRPISENMTLQQAQKKVRDRLGRFGPLKLAESYIPFFSSQMKLAKNQGVVVGESRLFKAPLFPHPTNPHSPLKIDETRATASKYGTGRFHDFRATDFLLIRKKIALESGQWGLSFSLRPIFLESIHDSSSNDIVKGDDGNLAACTLYTVGQTQPLIEVPSPRSKKCFEIRRDWLRTYALRLARQGITDFHTVKSRCLAKFGDIFEPSVLQKHLLSCRDNVSLTTPSTYSGQGFLGVNIRVVSEDALRSICSPEIICGLESSLISDYHLSEAGVMILRSPDRISSSVRELEADETFSREQLSRAKKLLFSHTERYRQLIQTLNANDTLRQLWEKEEKTVNQNISSFCDIVCGKRCSPIARLIEEMLLLTPWNITHNYIDIVSRHGAQLALDGIGDPSGGRGEGISLIRANHSTSGVHLDGGPSGKSNDTPKEDLRKLSMRELHDRLVKFGFESDIVKSLPRWDQVALVRTFQYDNMNSYGQEKTQKKLGRLSNEQYIKRINEIFMNQRLALAPDEPQLTLSDSDSLEKTDDFANNENQPIPNSDQGITVKSNVQTKEEGSVASVEQLTEKKAPIESNLEDELLSGLQSRHDQNESDHSTNSQNMELTERKALEDFRESLSKARQTNETDISPRLVEKFTPRELQFLQAKPIPRLVWIRKKKDSTTDQVKSEKIVHIYGYENIQLFYEWRRKQEAEKKYYNKQVLSSHQSVLGTASRTCRRCGQIGHISSNPICSLYTGRRKPRVSQNTSTYTGGTNCKAAYRGTPGYLSSDEDQGYDNESISSKHTLGKSLSTKRSRLTSSAYADVDSSEPNYKVLKQSQGHDSDSQFSKGKDTEDNKIMSSGPKLPTRTTARQRLILENKGALAGIAVQTYQGTYENAVNEINQIFQRVISKTDRDKRKWAVFREKISETDAPGYNTVITNPIWLNKMIKKCKAREYRSTATFLSDVQLLVDNCFRYNPPGHWIRPLVQSLGDFLREETESQGPWLVELDRFIQQYCQENVDAN from the exons ATGCGATTCCATCGTCCTGATTTTCGAACAAGTTTACCTGAAATTATACGgcatatttataatcatttaaATGAGAGCGAAAAGGGATTTCGgccaaattttcaaacttccgCAACATCTCGCTTAGTACTTAACTTGGGAAGAAATTGTAGAGCAGAAAGCGATAAGAACCCTCTTACCAGTAAAACTAATATTACTATCGGTGAATCGTACGCTGTGAA GGGTTTAGCAGTATCAAATGTTTTACGAAAGGCAAGATACCAACATTCTAACATTTCTGTTGAAGGCTCCAATTCAATAAACGCGTTGGGTTCTGTATCTCAAGCTACAAACTCGCGTCGTTTTTCTGCAGCACATCCGGCTGATCTTATTGAAAAGCCTGAAGATTTAACGATTACAGACACTCTCTCGATTGCTTTATTAGAATACTCTGAACAGTCTCCTCCTTTATTACACAATCTTGGAATGGCTTTACaaataactaaattttacag ACCTATAAGTGAAAATATGACATTACAACAAGCCCAAAAAAAAGTGAGAGATCGATTAGGACGTTTTGGACCACTGAAATTAGCTGAGAGCTACATACCTTTCTTTTCTAG TCAAATGAAATTGGCTAAAAATCAGGGAGTCGTTGTCGGGGAATCGAGACTGTTCAAAGCTCCTCTTTTTCCTCATCCAACAAATCCACACAGTCCATTGAAGATTGATGAGACGCGCGCAACTGCTTCTAAATATGGAACTGGTCGTTTTCACGATTTTCGTGCCACTGACTTTTTACTTATTCGCAAAAAAATTGCCTTAGAGTCAGGGCAATGGGGcttatcattttctttacgACCAATTTTTTTAGAGTCAATTCATGACAGTTCATCGAATGACATCGTTAAAGGTGATGACGGAAATCTTGCAGCATGTACCTTGTATACGGTCGGCCAAACTCAACCTTTAATAGAAGTTCCTTCTCCACgcagtaaaaaatgttttgaaattcGACGTGATTGGCTTCGAACCTACGCGTTACGTCTCGCTAGGCAAGGAATCACTGATTTTCATACTGTTAAATCCCGTTGTTTGGCTAAGTTTGGCGATATTTTTGAGCCTAGTGTGTTGCAGAAACATTTGCTCAGTTGCCGTGATAATGTTTCACTTACCACACCTTCAACTTATTCTGGTCAAGGCTTCTTGGGTGTTAACATTCGTGTGGTTAGCGAAGACGCTCTTCGATCTATCTGTTCCCCCGAAATAATTTGTGGACTTGAATCATCTCTAATTTCGGATTATCATTTATCAGAAGCGGGAGTTATGATATTGCGTTCACCTGATAGA atCTCGTCTTCTGTACGAGAACTTGAAGCggatgaaacattttcaagaGAACAATTATCTCGAGCGAAAAAATTGCTATTTTCTCACACAGAACGTTACCGACAGCTTATTCAAACACTCAATGCAAACGATACCTTACGACAATTAtgggaaaaagaggaaaaaactGTTAACCAaaacatttcttctttttgtgaTATAGTTTGTGGAAAAAGATGCAGTCCTATAGCACGACTCATTGAAGAAATGCTTCTACTTACTCCTTGGAATATTACGCATAACTATATTGACATTGTATCG CGACATGGTGCTCAATTAGCACTTGATGGAATTGGCGATCCTTCAGGAGGGCGAGGTGAAGGAATCAGTTTAATTCGAGCGAAC cacTCTACCTCCGGAGTTCATTTAGATGGGGGGCCTAGTGGAAAAAGTAATGATACACCAAAAGAAGATTTACGTAAACTCTCTATGCGAGAACTTCACGATCGCCTTGTCAAATTTGGCTTTGAGAGTGATATTGTCAAATCGTTACCCCGATGGGATCAAGTTGCTTTA GTTCGAACCTTTCAATATGATAATATGAATAGTTATGGGCAAgagaaaacacaaaaaaagTTAGGTCGACTTTCAAACGAACAATATATTAAACGAATCAACgagattttcatgaatcaaCGACTTGCATTGGCTCCTGATGAACCTCAACTAACGTTAAGTGATTCGGATTCATTAGAAAAAACAGATGATTTTGCTAATAATGAAAATCAACCAATTCCGAATTCGGACCAAGGCATCACTGTCAAGTCAAACGTTCAAACTAAAGAAGAAGGATCTGTAGCTTCCGTAGAACAACTCACAGAGAAGAAAGCTCCTATTGAATCAAATTTAGAAGATGAACTTTTAAGTGGTCTACAGTCGCGTCACGATCAAAATGAATct GACCATTCGACTAATTCACAAAACATGGAATTGACGGAACGAAAAGCGTTGGAAGATTTTCGCGAATCGTTATCTAAGGCAAGACAAACCAATGAAACTGATATTTCACCGcgtcttgttgaaaaatttactCCACGCGAGCTGCAATTTCTACAAGCAAAGCCTATTCCTCGCCTAGTTTGgatacgtaaaaaaaaagactccACTACAG atCAAGTGAAATCAgagaaaattgtacatatatatggtTACGAAAACATTCAACTATTTTACGAGTGGAGACGGAAACAAGAAgcagagaaaaaatattacaataagcAAGTTTTGTCAAGTCATCAATCTGTTCTTGGAACTGCTTCAAGAACGTGTCGCCGTTGTGGTCAAATTGGGCACATTTCATCTAATCCA ATTTGCTCACTTTATACTGGAAGACGAAAACCACGCGTATCTCAGAATACATCCACATATACTGGAGGAACTAACTGCAAAGCTGCTTATCGGGGCACGCCCGGTTATCTTTCAAGTGACGAAGATCAGGGATACGACAATGAATCGATTTCTTCCAAACATACCTTAGGGAAATCTCTATCTACAAAGCGTAGCAGACTGACATCCTCAGCCTATGCCGACGTGGATAGTAGTGAACCCAATTATAAA GTGTTAAAACAAAGTCAAGGTCATGATTCAGATTCTCAATTTTCTAAAGGAAAAGACACtgaagataataaaattatgagtAGTGGACCGAAATTGCCCACAAGAACTACTGCACGCCAACGTTTAATTCTCGAAAATAAAGGAGCTTTAGCTGGAA TTGCTGTTCAAACATACCAAGGAACATATGAAAATGCTGTTAATGAAATCAATCAGATTTTTCAAAGAGTTATATCCAAAACGGAccgagataaaagaaaatgggCG gtttttcgagaaaaaatttCAGAGACTGATGCGCCCGGTTATAATACAGTTATAACCAATCCGATTTGGttaaacaaaatgataaaaaaatgtaaagctAGAGAG TATCGTAGCACCGCAACATTTCTTAGTGACGTCCAGTTACTGGTTGATAACTGTTTTCGATATAATCCTCCAGGTCATTGGATTCGACCCCTTGTACAGTCATTAGGGGACTTTTTACGAGAGGAAACTGAATCCCAGGGTCCTTGGTTAGTAGAATTGGATCGATTTATTCAACAG TATTGTCAAGAAAACGTCGATGCTAATTAA
- the LOC128883026 gene encoding uncharacterized protein LOC128883026: protein MNTKTYIFPAVQKKIRKTKICIYHLNGKCIRASNCQFAHSEEELKNPPNLYKTRLCMEYSLKNTCPQESQCGFAHGQEELRWTEDLYKTLPCPYYKKNDLTSCFLGTTCRWAHGEEELRTRTNGTGHTLSREHEKRKKKSKVGTTSKDFLTPPTTNTMSNMDPKTRKFCDYDADFDYAAGNAKCEKKQSDSVISQITMSPSHSFNQDSTYRKQIKVGLKSSKHENILNSAKKKINHSSNKGRKTTNRFNQCPQYFKETNILNSPIQRNGSGYGKVPLENTKSCCEKSCYHRSVSFKYKSHSLYKTFNQSVQTCSPRLSYGNQETLPYLQQPHSFLKKANRFDETTTNATTTDRSKNSQLSNTILNTQETSQNTNEDDFDLSFSLNHPPNRSPPYYMYRSSSLTTLQDHLSMQGVFESPSVLTIPHYQRSSTQSSMLLYDNTKNSDSLKSYDDTNVPYNCLQDPSNMTKPYNGTFSHRRNIFQKMTFHSTESPKRLLVTSQSDLPLCQQEFEEMEDLSNLYSNSLTCDMNRYAASQEFCCSISTAYVSCHLDEEKCVQETYTSPA from the exons atGAATACTAAAACGTATATTTTTCCAGccgttcaaaaaaaaatacggaaaacgaaaatttgcatttacCATTTAAATGGTAAATGTATTCGTGCTTCGAATTGTCAGTTTGCACATTCAGAAGAGGAATTGAAAAATCCACCGAATCTTTATAAAACACGCTTGTGCATGGAGTATTCATTAAAGAATACATGTCCGCAAGAAAGTCAATGCGG TTTTGCTCATGGTCAAGAAGAACTCCGTTGGACAGAAGATCTTTACAAAACGTTACCATGCCCTTACTACAAAAAAAACGATCTGACGTCATGTTTTCTCGGAACGACATGTCGTTGGGCACACGGTGAAGAAGAATTAAGAACACGAACAAATGGCACCGGTCATACGCTATCACGGGAGCatgagaaaaggaaaaaaaaatccaaagtGGGGACAACATCAAAAGATTTTTTAACTCCTCCTACCACCAATACAATGTCAAATATGGATCCCAAAACAAGGAAATTCTGTGACTATGATGCTGATTTTGATTATGCAGCTGGGAATGctaaatgtgaaaaaaaacaatcagaTTCTGTGATATCTCAAATAACCATGTCTCCTAGTCATTCATTCAATCAAGATAGCACttatagaaaacaaataaaagtgGGATTGAAATCTtcaaaacatgaaaatattttgaatagtgcgaaaaaaaaaataaaccattcTTCCAATAAAGGCAGAAAAACCACTAATCGATTCAATCAATGCCctcaatattttaaagaaaccaatattttaaattcacctATACAAAGAAATGGTTCAGGCTATGGGAAGGTACCATTGGAGAACACAAAGTCTTGCTGTGAAAAGTCTTGTTACCATCGAtcagtttcttttaaatacaaatctcATTCATTATATAAAACGTTCAATCAGTCTGTACAGACTTGTTCTCCTCGTTTATCGTACGGAAATCAAGAGACGTTACCTTACTTACAACAACCCcacagttttttaaaaaaagctaATCGATTCGATGAAACGACAACCAATGCAACCACAACAGACCGAAGCAAAAATAGTCAACTGtccaatacaattttaaacacaCAGGAAACGTCTCAGAACACAAATGAAGATGATTTTGACTTAAGCTTTTCTTTAAATCATCCACCCAATAGATCACCTCCTTATTATATGTACCGATCATCAAGTTTAACTACACTACAAGACCATTTATCTATGCAAGGTGTTTTTGAATCACCATCCGTTCTAACAATTCCTCATTATCAAAGATCTTCCACACAATCTTCTATGCTACTTtatgataatacaaaaaattcgGATAGTTTAAAATCATACGATGATACCAATGTGCCCTATAATTGTTTACAAGATCCGTCTAATATGACGAAACCATATAATGGAACGTTTTCTCACcgtcgaaatatttttcaaaaaatgacaTTTCATTCGACGGAGTCTCCGAAAAGGTTGTTAGTCACAAGTCAATCTGATTTACCTTTGTGTCAGCAAGAATTCGAAGAAATGGAAGATTTGtcgaatttatattctaattcATTGACTTGTGATATGAATCGTTATGCCGCTTCTCAAGAATTTTGTTGCTCTATATCGACTGCTTATGTTTCTTGTCATTTAGATGAAGAGAAATGTGTGCAAGAAACATATACTTCACCAGCTTAG